A stretch of Lathyrus oleraceus cultivar Zhongwan6 chromosome 6, CAAS_Psat_ZW6_1.0, whole genome shotgun sequence DNA encodes these proteins:
- the LOC127095551 gene encoding uncharacterized protein LOC127095551: protein MKEILSKKRRITDEEIIHLDASCSAIIQRTLSQKEKDPGRVTSPVTIGNVNIGKTLIDLGSSINLIPLSVIRRIGDLDIKNTRMSLQLIDKLVTRPSGIAEDVLVKVDKFLFPIDFIVMDIEEDDDVPLILGRPFMKTARMMINIDDSLMKVCVQDEEVTFNLFDAMKHSKDKGACFRVDAIDEEILKIQQQTHLTTPLQRALVNIFNVLNPEEEKELNECLTELDSAKEIPLKEAKIE, encoded by the coding sequence ATGAAGGAAATTCTCAGCAAGAAAAGAAGGATCACTGATGAAGAAATAATACATCTTGACGCAAGTTGCAGTGCAATCATTCAACGAACACTTtcacaaaaagaaaaagatccAGGAAGAGTCACGTCACCTGTCACAATTGGGAACGTAAACATTGGAAAAACATTGATTGATCTTGGATCAAGTATCAACCTCATACCACTCTCAGTAATACGAAGAATTGGTGATTTGGATATAAAGAATACTAGGATGAGTTTGCAACTAATCGACAAATTAGTCACAAGGCCATCCGGTATTGCCGAAGATGTGTTGGTCAAGGTAGATAAGTTTTTATTTCCTATTGATTTTATTGTCATGGATATAGAGGAAGATGATGACGTGCCACTGATTTTGGGACGTCCATTCATGAAAACTGCACGCATGATGATTAACATTGATGACAGTTTAATGAAAGTATGTGTTCAAGATGAAGAAGTTACCTTCAACCTCTTTGACGCCATGAAACATTCCAAAGATAAAGGAGCTTGTTTTCGAGTTGATGCAATTGATGAAGAAATACTGAAAATACAGCAACAAACACACTTGACAACACCATTACAAAGAGCCCTCGTGAACATTTTTAATGTTCTCAATCCGGAAGAAGAAAAGGAACTCAATGAATGCTTAACAGAACTGGATTCAGCAAAAGAAATACCATTAAAGGAAGCAAAAATTGAATAA